The following proteins are co-located in the Melanotaenia boesemani isolate fMelBoe1 chromosome 5, fMelBoe1.pri, whole genome shotgun sequence genome:
- the LOC121640283 gene encoding zinc finger protein 239-like: MDQGRTGMEEQNQDMIFTSKNKEGSSSGPTNLKKRGGQKRVRHHGNQDCEKVFISSSHEESCQGIHTGQKLYSCDQCGATFNQAGHVKRHQRIHTGEKPYSCDQCGATFSQAGHLKLHQRIHTGEKPYSCDQCGATFSQAGHLKLHQRIHTGEKPYSCDQCGAAFSRTGDLKRHQRIHTGEKPYSCDQCGATFSQAGHLKLHQRIHTGEKPYSCHQCGAAFSRTGDLKLHQRIHTGEKPYSCDQCGAAFSRTGDLKRHQRIHTGEKPYSCDQCGAAFSLAGSLKCHQRIHTGEKPYCCDHCGAAFSRAEHLKLHHRIHTGEKPYWCDQCGATFSLAGNLKLHQSIHTGEKPYGCEVCGKTFSQSSHLKKHQQKCHRE, translated from the exons AAACGTGGAGGCCAAAAACGAGTCAGACATCATGGCAATCAGGACTGTGAGAAGGTCTTCATCAGTTCATCACATGAAGAGAGTTGTCAGGGGATTCATACTGGACAGAAACTGTACagctgtgatcagtgtggagcgaCTTTCAATCAAGCAGGACATGTAAAACGTCACCAACGTATTCATACTGGGGAGAAACCGTACagctgtgatcagtgtggagcgaCTTTCAGTCAAGCAGGACATTTAAAACTTCACCAACGTATTCATACTGGGGAGAAACCGTACagctgtgatcagtgtggagcgaCTTTCAGTCAAGCAGGACATTTAAAACTTCACCAACGTATTCATACTGGGGAGAAACCGTACagctgtgatcagtgtggagcggCTTTCAGTCGAACGGGGGATTTAAAACGTCACCAACGTATTCATACTGGGGAGAAACCGTACagctgtgatcagtgtggagcgaCTTTCAGTCAAGCAGGACATTTAAAACTTCACCAACGTATTCATACTGGGGAGAAACCGTACAGCTGTCATCAGTGTGGAGCGGCTTTCAGTCGAACGGGGGATTTAAAACTTCACCAACGTATTCATACTGGGGAGAAACCGTACagctgtgatcagtgtggagcggCTTTCAGTCGAACGGGGGATTTAAAACGTCACCAACGTATTCATACTGGGGAGAAACCATACAGCTGTGATCaatgtggagcagctttcagtctTGCAGGGTCTTTAAAATGTCACCAACGTATTCATACTGGGGAGAAACCATActg CTGTGATCATTGTGGAGCGGCTTTCAGTCGAGCAGAGCATTTAAAACTTCACCATCGTATTCATACTGGGGAGAAACCGTActggtgtgatcagtgtggagcgaCTTTCAGTCTAGCAGGGAATTTAAAACTTCACCAAAGTATTCATACTGGGGAGAAACCGTACGGGTGTGAAGTTTGTGGAAAAACCTTTAGTCAAAgcagccatttaaaaaaacatcaacaaaagtGTCACAGAGAATAA